From one Caldithrix abyssi DSM 13497 genomic stretch:
- a CDS encoding right-handed parallel beta-helix repeat-containing protein, with protein sequence MLRIILIILTMSQMLFGLSIYFVDNTAGNNGDGSFEQPFNSIAEGMSHLQAGDTLFVRGSQSGPAQIYNEELYLSDSSPAGTQEAPIVVKAYQNEQVRIILQSSFSIYATHWTFEDLIFDMDSKNYDTIKLKGDYITFRNCEITNGQKDGFDIAGASYTLIENCIIHNFTRSDQYDAHGIILDGGLDNVFRNNTIYDCKGDCIQLYKSEQNYGTLIEGNNLYTTLGAGSENAIDVKAARNLRIINNKMHGFHDSEDSDGVALKINKDSDDILIYGNDIYESNGGIRVSGGDVDSIRIERNVIHDLHVDGGDSSKYGYGIQFDGVNKVHLINNTMANIPGPLFWIASGSATDIRMENNLFYRSNAFKGSASEFKGNVFIDFNGWFKCQEIIASDNQVIGDDPSFVDEANYDYHLRGNSPAIDAGNPATGSDFPGGRVDLGAFEYEPATPIDQTPPQPPQNLRFFNCYPNPFNPDTILEYELVKSGQVRLDIFNILGERIDTLTNGFQSAGIYQKRWLANALPAGIYFARLQIGRQTKVQSLILLK encoded by the coding sequence ATGCTGCGAATCATTCTAATCATATTAACTATGTCACAAATGCTCTTCGGATTATCAATTTATTTTGTGGACAACACGGCCGGCAACAACGGAGATGGCAGTTTTGAACAGCCATTTAACTCCATTGCGGAAGGCATGTCGCACCTGCAGGCCGGAGATACGCTTTTTGTCAGAGGATCGCAATCAGGCCCGGCGCAAATTTATAACGAAGAGCTGTATTTGAGCGATTCTTCTCCAGCCGGAACGCAGGAAGCGCCCATTGTGGTAAAGGCCTATCAAAATGAACAGGTTCGCATCATTTTACAATCGTCTTTCAGCATTTACGCAACGCACTGGACTTTTGAAGACCTGATTTTCGACATGGACAGCAAAAACTACGACACCATTAAATTAAAAGGCGATTATATTACTTTTAGAAATTGTGAAATTACCAATGGTCAAAAAGATGGCTTTGACATCGCCGGCGCAAGCTACACATTAATTGAAAACTGCATTATTCATAATTTTACACGCAGCGATCAGTACGACGCGCATGGCATCATTTTAGACGGCGGCCTGGATAATGTGTTCAGAAACAATACCATTTACGATTGTAAGGGAGACTGCATTCAACTTTACAAAAGCGAGCAAAACTACGGCACGCTTATTGAAGGAAATAATTTGTACACCACGCTGGGGGCTGGTTCAGAAAACGCCATTGACGTGAAAGCGGCCCGCAATCTTAGAATCATTAACAACAAGATGCACGGTTTTCATGATTCCGAAGATAGCGACGGCGTGGCTTTAAAAATCAACAAAGATTCGGACGACATTCTCATTTACGGAAACGATATTTACGAAAGCAACGGCGGCATCAGAGTCAGCGGCGGAGATGTGGATTCCATTCGCATTGAACGCAATGTGATCCACGATTTGCACGTGGACGGCGGCGACAGTTCCAAATACGGCTATGGCATACAATTTGACGGCGTTAACAAAGTCCATTTAATCAACAACACCATGGCCAATATTCCAGGCCCCCTTTTCTGGATTGCCAGCGGCAGCGCCACCGACATCCGCATGGAAAACAATCTCTTTTACCGCAGCAATGCATTCAAAGGTTCGGCTTCCGAGTTTAAGGGCAACGTATTCATCGATTTTAATGGATGGTTTAAATGTCAGGAAATCATTGCCAGCGATAACCAGGTGATCGGCGATGATCCTTCTTTTGTAGATGAAGCGAATTATGACTATCATTTAAGAGGCAACAGCCCGGCCATTGACGCCGGAAATCCTGCCACCGGTAGCGACTTTCCTGGCGGGCGCGTGGATCTTGGGGCATTTGAATACGAGCCGGCAACGCCCATCGATCAAACGCCCCCTCAGCCGCCTCAAAATCTACGTTTTTTTAACTGCTACCCCAATCCATTTAATCCCGATACCATCCTGGAATATGAACTGGTTAAAAGCGGGCAGGTCAGGCTGGATATTTTCAATATTCTTGGCGAAAGGATAGACACCCTGACCAACGGCTTTCAATCAGCCGGTATTTACCAAAAACGCTGGCTGGCTAATGCCCTGCCCGCCGGCATTTACTTTGCCAGGCTGCAGATTGGCCGGCAAACCAAAGTGCAATCGCTTATTCTTTTAAAATAA
- the dacB gene encoding D-alanyl-D-alanine carboxypeptidase/D-alanyl-D-alanine-endopeptidase codes for MMRIFNRLFWLPLLVLSLVQSQSADFNFQRYIQTQETTGLLKNAQWSLYAIYADSKKPVIEHNIRFALAPASCLKLITTGAALKILGADYTFKTCVLTDGFIAPNGQIKGNIILKGGGDPTLGSAVVPGSLPLDSLFLSWVQALKQKGIRRIEGDIIADATLFDPHPIPDNWAWVDMGNYYGASSPALSIHDNLYYLIFKPSRTVGQPAAILATRPYISGLSFENHVLTGPAGSGDNAYIYCAPQQFKARVFGTVPAGVDSFTIKGSIPDPALFAAQYFLTFLQKNGINVTGKALTLKKPARTRRQILLAETTSPPLKKIIEQINKRSINLYCEMLVKAISIERGGNGNTKHGLNVIKKTLEDLKVNTEGLHLSDGSGLSRTNAITVRTMVEFLNAMRHDEQFTDYLHSLSLAGDPNDVGYFKKWGVGTKLAKNARLKSGLIESVRSHSGYLRDSSGRWIIFSFIANNFDGHFSAIDRIHESLLIQLSNLEN; via the coding sequence ATGATGAGAATTTTTAATCGATTGTTCTGGTTACCTCTGCTGGTCTTGTCTCTGGTACAAAGTCAATCGGCAGACTTTAACTTTCAGCGCTACATCCAAACTCAGGAAACGACCGGACTTCTTAAAAACGCACAATGGAGTCTTTACGCCATTTACGCCGATTCCAAAAAACCTGTTATTGAGCACAACATCCGCTTTGCGCTGGCTCCTGCTTCGTGCCTTAAATTGATTACCACCGGCGCGGCGCTTAAAATTCTGGGCGCCGATTACACTTTTAAGACCTGTGTGTTAACAGACGGCTTTATCGCCCCAAACGGTCAAATAAAAGGCAACATTATTTTAAAAGGAGGTGGTGATCCGACACTGGGTTCAGCGGTCGTTCCGGGCAGTCTTCCGCTCGATTCGCTGTTTTTAAGCTGGGTGCAGGCTTTAAAACAAAAAGGCATCAGGCGCATTGAAGGCGATATTATTGCCGATGCCACTCTATTTGATCCTCATCCCATCCCCGACAACTGGGCGTGGGTCGATATGGGCAATTACTACGGCGCCTCATCGCCGGCGCTGAGCATTCATGACAACCTTTATTATTTGATCTTTAAACCGTCTCGAACCGTTGGGCAGCCGGCTGCAATTCTTGCAACCAGGCCTTACATTTCTGGCTTATCTTTTGAGAATCACGTGCTAACCGGCCCGGCCGGCAGCGGCGACAATGCATACATTTATTGCGCTCCGCAGCAATTTAAGGCGCGCGTTTTCGGCACCGTTCCGGCAGGCGTGGACTCGTTTACGATTAAAGGTTCCATACCTGATCCGGCGCTTTTTGCCGCTCAATATTTTTTAACCTTTTTGCAAAAAAACGGTATTAACGTAACGGGAAAAGCGCTGACGTTGAAAAAGCCAGCCAGGACCAGGCGTCAAATCCTGCTGGCAGAAACCACCTCGCCGCCACTTAAAAAGATTATCGAACAAATCAATAAACGCAGCATCAATCTCTATTGCGAGATGCTGGTCAAAGCCATTTCTATTGAACGGGGCGGAAACGGCAACACCAAACACGGATTAAATGTTATTAAAAAAACTCTGGAAGATTTAAAGGTCAATACCGAGGGGCTCCATCTCTCCGACGGAAGCGGTCTGTCGCGCACGAACGCCATCACGGTTCGGACAATGGTTGAATTTTTAAACGCCATGCGCCACGACGAACAGTTTACAGACTACCTGCATTCGCTTTCGCTGGCCGGCGATCCGAACGATGTGGGCTATTTTAAAAAATGGGGGGTTGGCACCAAACTGGCTAAAAACGCACGCCTTAAATCCGGCTTAATCGAAAGCGTCCGCAGCCATTCGGGCTATTTGCGCGATAGTTCCGGCCGCTGGATTATCTTCTCTTTTATCGCTAACAATTTTGATGGCCATTTTAGCGCTATCGATCGCATTCATGAAAGCCTGCTCATCCAATTGAGCAACCTTGAAAATTAG
- a CDS encoding STAS domain-containing protein — MKIKENIQLKVAVLKLQGKLMGPPETEELEKHVDHLIKEGLKLFVFDMKNVRWLNSMGMGAIIKCLKKIQAIEGHLMLAELSPKINSIMSISQMNRVFKTKNTVKEAVNELNNI; from the coding sequence ATGAAAATTAAAGAAAATATCCAGCTCAAAGTAGCGGTCCTTAAGCTGCAGGGTAAGCTCATGGGCCCGCCAGAAACCGAAGAACTGGAAAAACATGTGGATCATCTGATTAAGGAGGGGTTAAAACTATTCGTATTCGACATGAAAAACGTTCGCTGGTTGAACAGCATGGGCATGGGCGCCATCATTAAATGCTTAAAAAAGATTCAGGCCATTGAGGGACATCTTATGTTAGCCGAGCTTTCTCCAAAAATTAACAGCATCATGTCCATTTCGCAGATGAATCGCGTATTTAAGACCAAAAACACCGTAAAAGAAGCCGTGAATGAATTAAACAATATTTAA
- a CDS encoding peptide MFS transporter codes for MFKNHPKGLMTLFFTEMWERFGFYTMLAVFTLYMDEVFGWSDAYKGQVYGIYLAFVYFTPIAGGWIADRFLGYRTTIKIGAIVLAIGYALLALSNVDRVWIFFVALGVIIIGNGLFKANISVLVGNLYPLGSPNKDAGYNIFYMGINLGAFLAPLAATALHKFFGTYQSAFAAAAVGMLLSFIVFEIWKSNYMYADHASAENKADETTREEKVDPAIEKERIFALLTIFAIVIFFWMSFHQNGFALTLFAQRSIVRSEWLRPETYATFNPLFILILTPVIVAFWGWLNKKGKEPSTPAKIGWGMFISAMAMVIMVIASAMGGDADANNMSPWWLISTYFVITIGELCLSPMGLSFVSKVAPQRMRGLMMGGWFGATAIGNYLSGFIGGFYNTLTHTQFFAILTVLLLLSALMVKIFLNRLEHATRGT; via the coding sequence ATGTTCAAAAACCACCCCAAAGGACTGATGACGCTCTTCTTTACCGAGATGTGGGAGCGTTTCGGATTTTACACCATGCTGGCGGTTTTTACGCTTTATATGGACGAGGTGTTTGGTTGGTCAGACGCCTACAAGGGTCAGGTTTACGGCATCTATCTGGCTTTTGTCTATTTTACGCCCATTGCCGGTGGCTGGATTGCCGACCGTTTTTTAGGGTATCGCACCACGATCAAGATTGGCGCCATTGTGTTAGCCATAGGGTATGCCTTGCTCGCCCTGTCCAATGTTGATCGCGTGTGGATTTTCTTTGTGGCTCTTGGAGTCATCATTATTGGCAATGGATTATTTAAGGCCAATATTTCGGTGCTGGTGGGCAATCTCTATCCGTTGGGCAGTCCAAACAAAGACGCCGGTTACAATATTTTTTACATGGGAATTAATTTGGGCGCTTTTCTGGCGCCGCTGGCTGCTACCGCTTTGCACAAATTTTTTGGAACGTATCAAAGCGCGTTTGCCGCAGCCGCTGTGGGCATGCTGCTTTCTTTTATTGTGTTTGAAATCTGGAAAAGTAATTATATGTATGCCGACCATGCTTCGGCAGAAAACAAGGCCGATGAAACCACGCGCGAAGAAAAGGTGGATCCGGCCATCGAAAAAGAGCGCATCTTTGCTCTGCTAACCATTTTTGCCATTGTTATCTTTTTCTGGATGTCGTTCCATCAGAACGGTTTTGCCTTAACGTTATTTGCCCAGCGTTCCATTGTGAGATCGGAATGGCTAAGACCGGAGACCTATGCTACCTTTAATCCGCTTTTCATTCTGATTTTAACTCCTGTTATTGTTGCTTTCTGGGGCTGGCTCAATAAAAAAGGCAAAGAACCTTCCACGCCGGCTAAGATCGGCTGGGGAATGTTTATCTCGGCTATGGCCATGGTCATTATGGTTATTGCCTCGGCCATGGGCGGCGACGCCGACGCCAACAACATGTCGCCCTGGTGGCTGATTTCTACCTATTTCGTCATTACGATAGGCGAGCTGTGCTTGAGTCCCATGGGGCTTTCTTTCGTCTCCAAGGTGGCGCCTCAGCGCATGCGCGGCCTGATGATGGGCGGATGGTTCGGAGCAACCGCCATTGGCAATTACCTGTCGGGATTCATCGGCGGATTTTACAATACGCTGACCCATACTCAGTTCTTTGCCATCTTAACCGTGCTCTTACTGCTGTCGGCTCTTATGGTAAAAATATTCTTGAATAGATTGGAACACGCCACGCGCGGCACTTGA
- a CDS encoding YraN family protein, which translates to MTQHDRKALGKRGEALAQRFLQEAGYRVVARNYRHGRGEIDLIVHNEEALAFVEVKSYHAQPLDLPELRVHKAKRRKIIETAYGFLEEHPVFEGYHLRFDVIIVDFSAYPAQITHYPAAFWLEEPF; encoded by the coding sequence TTGACGCAGCACGACAGAAAAGCCCTGGGCAAAAGGGGGGAAGCATTGGCTCAGCGCTTTTTGCAAGAAGCCGGTTACCGCGTTGTCGCCCGAAATTATCGCCATGGACGCGGCGAAATCGATTTGATTGTGCATAATGAAGAGGCGCTGGCCTTTGTGGAGGTTAAAAGCTACCACGCCCAACCGCTTGATCTGCCGGAATTGCGCGTACACAAGGCCAAACGCCGAAAAATCATCGAAACGGCTTACGGCTTTTTAGAAGAGCATCCGGTTTTTGAAGGCTACCATCTGCGTTTTGACGTGATTATTGTGGATTTTTCCGCCTATCCGGCGCAAATCACCCATTACCCGGCGGCCTTCTGGCTGGAGGAGCCGTTTTGA
- a CDS encoding bifunctional metallophosphatase/5'-nucleotidase, which yields MFRFQSIKRLTRGITIIPVLLLSLFTSLLFAGQADTLYILQTTDVHGRIYPYNYVTDQPAPYGLARAYSKITEYRLKHQNVLLIDSGDLLQGTPLTYYFNKIEDTRLNPMILVMNYMGYDAFTVGNHDIEQGVEVYYKAMKESNFAWLSANGVLPDGRTFFEPYTLFEVNGIRVGVLGLTTPGIPMWLDSTLYPGIDWEDMVQSARYWAEQIRPHVDVLVGSFHAGFNADYSAEQTDRLGLPNENASRLVAEQIPLFDVVFAGHSHRQIGRKGKTAPQKDASNFLQFTERTTLLLNAGSWAQNLAVAQIIVQPTDSDRLPYKVLAVDGWLEPLNDVPASKAILDLALPFHKKTLEYTRTVICTLTDSLSAAKARWQDTPFMDLIHQTQLHFSGADISFAACFDDRFALPPGAVRVKDVYKMYRYENFLYTVEMTGQQIKDFLEYSARYYQLKDGKLKHNPKVAGYNYDMAEGISYKIDVRKPVGRRIVDLTDLKTGQPLDMKKTYRVAMNSYRATGGGGHMAAAKAKNAPIIFKSDQEIRNLLIEYMKAQKVISPRANGNWKIIR from the coding sequence ATGTTTCGTTTTCAATCTATAAAACGCCTAACGCGTGGCATTACGATTATTCCTGTTCTGCTTCTAAGCCTTTTTACTTCGCTGCTTTTTGCCGGTCAGGCCGACACGCTTTACATTTTACAAACCACCGACGTGCACGGCCGGATTTATCCTTACAACTATGTTACCGATCAACCGGCGCCTTACGGTCTGGCGCGCGCTTACAGCAAAATTACGGAATATCGTTTGAAACACCAAAACGTTTTATTGATTGACAGTGGTGATTTGTTGCAGGGCACCCCGCTCACCTACTATTTTAATAAAATCGAAGACACGCGCCTTAACCCGATGATTCTGGTCATGAACTACATGGGCTACGACGCCTTTACGGTGGGCAACCACGACATCGAACAGGGCGTGGAAGTTTATTACAAAGCCATGAAAGAATCGAATTTTGCCTGGCTCAGCGCAAACGGCGTTTTACCCGACGGACGCACCTTTTTTGAGCCCTATACCCTTTTTGAGGTTAACGGCATTCGAGTGGGCGTGCTGGGGCTGACAACGCCGGGCATCCCCATGTGGCTGGATTCCACGCTTTACCCTGGCATTGACTGGGAAGATATGGTGCAAAGTGCCCGCTACTGGGCGGAGCAGATACGTCCCCACGTGGACGTGCTGGTTGGTTCGTTCCATGCCGGCTTTAACGCCGATTACAGCGCCGAACAGACCGACCGGCTGGGGCTGCCCAACGAAAACGCTTCACGGCTGGTAGCCGAACAGATTCCCCTGTTTGATGTGGTCTTTGCCGGACACTCTCACCGGCAAATCGGCCGAAAAGGAAAAACCGCCCCGCAAAAAGACGCTTCTAACTTTTTACAATTTACTGAACGCACCACTCTGCTACTCAATGCCGGATCATGGGCGCAAAATTTAGCCGTGGCGCAAATCATTGTTCAGCCGACCGATTCGGATCGCCTGCCTTACAAAGTGCTGGCCGTTGACGGCTGGCTGGAGCCTTTAAACGACGTACCAGCGTCCAAAGCCATATTAGACCTGGCCCTTCCCTTCCATAAAAAGACGCTGGAATACACGCGCACGGTCATCTGCACATTGACGGACTCTTTGAGCGCCGCTAAAGCCCGCTGGCAGGACACGCCCTTTATGGATTTAATTCATCAAACGCAATTGCATTTTTCCGGCGCCGACATCTCTTTTGCCGCCTGCTTCGACGATCGTTTTGCTCTTCCGCCCGGAGCGGTGCGCGTGAAGGATGTTTACAAGATGTATCGCTACGAAAATTTTTTGTACACCGTGGAGATGACCGGTCAGCAGATCAAAGATTTTCTGGAATACTCAGCGCGTTATTATCAATTAAAGGACGGTAAGTTAAAACACAATCCCAAAGTGGCCGGCTACAACTACGACATGGCCGAAGGCATCAGCTACAAAATTGACGTTCGCAAGCCAGTGGGCCGACGCATTGTCGATCTGACTGATCTTAAAACAGGTCAGCCACTGGATATGAAAAAGACTTACAGGGTGGCCATGAACAGTTACCGGGCAACCGGAGGCGGCGGTCACATGGCCGCGGCCAAAGCCAAAAATGCGCCGATCATCTTCAAATCGGATCAGGAAATTCGCAACCTGTTAATTGAATACATGAAAGCTCAAAAGGTCATTTCGCCCCGGGCAAATGGAAACTGGAAGATTATTCGCTAA
- a CDS encoding S9 family peptidase has product MRLLILSLLVLTGSLIMSCQSEKIDPPIAERIAHRDTMFNDVRVDYYYWLRDRNNPKVIEYLKAENAYTEAMMAHTKSLQEKLYREMVGRIKETDLSVPVKKGDYFYYTRTEKGLQYPIHCRKKGSLEAEEEVILDENELARGHKYFNLGVFEVSPNHRFLAFSVDTTGSETYTIYIKDLKTGRLFEEKIENTYYTLAWANDNQTFFYTVLDAAKRPFKLFRHQLGRDAKEDVLVHHETDDKFFITVRRSKSGKFIFLNLSSQVTSEERFLKADQPLKPFKVFQPRQYKVEYSLAHQGDYFYILTNQDAINFKLMRTPLNKIKPAYWQEVIAHDPQVMLEQVEAFKDYLVVLLRDNGLKRIRVSDMKNNEIHFIEFEEPLYTVYLTGNAEYNSRTLRFNYQSLITPSSIYDYNLQTRERILKKKKEVLGGYDPANYQMERIWATAKDGVKVPISLVYKKGLKKDGTNPALLYGYGSYGISRDPYFSSNIFSLVDRGFVYAIGHIRGGGDLGRRWYEDGKLLKKKNTFTDFIACAEHLINEGYTSEDKLSIAGGSAGGLLMGAVTNMRPELFKAVIAHVPFVDVLNTMLDPTLPLTVIEYDEWGNPNEEKYYWYIKSYSPYDNVRAQNYPNMLVTAGLNDPRVSYWEPAKWVAKLRATKTDDNLLLLKTNMGAGHSGASGRYDYLKEVAFDYAFLIDRILDGK; this is encoded by the coding sequence ATGCGTCTTTTAATTTTGAGTTTGTTGGTTTTAACGGGAAGTTTAATCATGAGTTGTCAATCTGAAAAAATCGATCCGCCCATTGCCGAACGGATTGCCCACCGCGATACCATGTTCAATGATGTGCGCGTTGATTATTATTACTGGCTGCGCGATCGCAACAATCCTAAAGTCATCGAATATTTAAAAGCAGAAAATGCTTACACCGAGGCTATGATGGCCCACACCAAATCGCTGCAGGAAAAATTGTACAGGGAAATGGTGGGGCGCATAAAAGAAACCGATCTTTCGGTGCCGGTTAAAAAAGGGGATTATTTTTACTACACGCGCACCGAAAAAGGCCTGCAATATCCGATTCACTGCCGGAAAAAAGGCAGCCTGGAGGCAGAAGAAGAGGTGATATTGGATGAAAACGAACTGGCTCGAGGTCACAAATATTTTAATCTGGGCGTGTTCGAGGTCAGTCCCAATCATCGTTTTCTGGCCTTCTCGGTGGATACCACGGGCAGCGAAACGTACACCATTTACATCAAAGATCTGAAAACCGGCAGGCTGTTTGAAGAGAAAATTGAAAACACTTATTACACCCTGGCCTGGGCCAATGACAATCAGACCTTTTTTTACACCGTGCTGGATGCGGCTAAAAGACCTTTTAAACTGTTTCGCCATCAACTGGGTCGCGATGCAAAAGAGGATGTGCTGGTGCACCACGAAACCGACGATAAATTTTTTATTACGGTACGACGCAGCAAGAGCGGAAAATTCATCTTTCTGAACCTATCCAGTCAGGTTACTTCCGAGGAGCGTTTTTTAAAGGCCGATCAACCATTAAAGCCTTTTAAAGTATTTCAACCGCGCCAGTACAAAGTGGAATATTCCCTCGCTCATCAGGGCGATTATTTCTACATTTTGACCAATCAGGATGCCATTAATTTCAAATTGATGCGCACCCCGTTGAACAAAATTAAACCGGCTTACTGGCAGGAAGTCATTGCGCACGATCCGCAGGTGATGCTTGAACAGGTGGAAGCTTTTAAAGATTACCTGGTGGTGTTGTTACGTGATAATGGGTTAAAAAGAATCCGCGTGAGCGATATGAAGAATAACGAAATTCACTTTATCGAATTTGAAGAGCCGCTGTACACGGTTTATCTCACCGGCAATGCAGAATATAACTCACGCACCTTACGCTTTAACTACCAGTCTTTAATTACCCCTTCTTCTATTTACGATTACAATCTACAAACCCGGGAACGGATATTAAAGAAGAAAAAAGAGGTGTTGGGCGGTTACGATCCGGCAAATTACCAGATGGAACGCATCTGGGCCACGGCCAAAGACGGCGTAAAGGTGCCCATTTCACTGGTTTACAAAAAAGGCTTGAAAAAGGACGGTACCAATCCCGCTTTACTGTACGGATACGGTTCGTACGGCATCAGTCGCGATCCGTATTTTTCTTCCAATATCTTTAGCCTGGTGGATCGCGGATTTGTTTATGCCATTGGTCATATCCGCGGCGGCGGAGACCTGGGTCGTCGGTGGTACGAAGACGGCAAACTGCTAAAGAAGAAAAATACCTTTACCGATTTTATCGCCTGTGCGGAGCATTTGATTAATGAAGGGTACACCTCAGAAGATAAATTATCCATCGCCGGGGGAAGCGCCGGAGGTTTGTTGATGGGCGCGGTAACCAATATGCGCCCGGAACTGTTCAAAGCGGTCATCGCTCATGTGCCTTTTGTGGATGTGCTCAATACCATGCTTGATCCCACCCTGCCTTTAACGGTTATCGAATACGATGAATGGGGCAATCCCAATGAAGAGAAGTACTACTGGTACATCAAGTCTTACTCGCCGTACGACAATGTGAGAGCGCAAAACTACCCCAATATGCTGGTAACGGCGGGATTGAATGATCCGCGGGTTAGTTACTGGGAACCGGCCAAATGGGTGGCCAAATTGCGTGCCACCAAAACCGACGACAATTTGCTGCTGCTCAAAACCAACATGGGCGCGGGACACTCGGGCGCTTCCGGACGCTATGACTATCTTAAGGAAGTAGCTTTTGATTACGCGTTTTTGATTGATCGTATTTTGGATGGTAAATAG
- a CDS encoding DUF3857 domain-containing protein, which translates to MRKAVQRHAIGKLLLPALAFSLLQFGCSSNQWARQLNWKELSLANLTDSTDYPQAHAVILLDEGKVTVEGKGEIKLTIFERRKVIRILDRGGLPYANVVIPYTPGSSSIEKIEARTIHPDGRISVLKQDQIFDIFLYPQFIFYADQKAKKFTFPDVEPGDVIEYRYRMVFSNLTLYHSWKFQDFIPVLRSRFELAFPSSWNLRYKTYNYTLQPDSIKRPTGFKKVYRWQAKDVPPLIREPAMPPAAEVAAYLLFAPLGFKDWQDVANWYAGLSMKRMQPDQRLKTFTVDLLGGAQSKMAKIKKIYEWTRDHIRYVAIAIGIGSFQPHFAAEVFENRYGDCKDMVTLMCAMAKAAHLKMYPVLISTRQNGKLDTSLATPFRFNHVIAVAELADGRRIYLDPTHKGAPFGFTPWYLQNVWGLIIKEENDFELIRLPNDSTVHNRTTVRGYLKIQENGSAFGDFSFVFNGSPAARLRAILLSFNRKEQEQWLEDFLCRLDVPFTLQSFHISGLADFVDSLTIKARLRLENTADGSAHSLTITPGNLIRSELWQLFRSPQRVHPVALGFKFEKRLRLTIDYPESWEVQTLPVLQDFKSPFGRYFVTVKANNEKCLTIKATFAIQRIRIMPETYPSFRQFVSAAHQALTQPLLFRY; encoded by the coding sequence GTGCGAAAAGCAGTTCAGCGCCACGCTATTGGAAAACTACTTTTGCCGGCGCTGGCCTTCTCTCTTTTGCAATTCGGCTGCTCCTCCAACCAGTGGGCCAGACAACTGAACTGGAAAGAGCTCTCGCTGGCAAACCTGACCGATAGCACAGATTATCCACAGGCTCACGCTGTAATCTTGCTTGACGAAGGGAAGGTAACGGTGGAAGGCAAAGGAGAGATCAAACTCACCATCTTCGAACGGCGCAAGGTGATTCGCATTCTGGATCGCGGCGGTTTACCTTACGCCAACGTTGTCATCCCTTACACGCCCGGCAGCTCTTCGATCGAAAAAATCGAGGCGCGCACCATCCATCCGGACGGGCGTATTTCGGTCTTAAAACAAGATCAAATCTTTGACATCTTTCTTTATCCGCAATTCATCTTTTACGCCGACCAGAAAGCCAAAAAATTTACCTTTCCCGATGTGGAGCCGGGCGATGTGATCGAATATCGCTATCGAATGGTGTTTTCCAATCTTACGCTCTACCATAGCTGGAAATTTCAGGATTTTATTCCCGTTTTGCGCTCGCGTTTTGAGCTGGCCTTTCCCTCCTCCTGGAATTTACGCTACAAAACCTACAATTACACCCTGCAACCGGACAGTATTAAGCGACCCACTGGCTTTAAAAAAGTTTATCGCTGGCAGGCAAAGGACGTGCCGCCCTTAATACGCGAACCGGCCATGCCGCCCGCCGCGGAAGTGGCCGCCTACCTGCTTTTTGCCCCGCTGGGATTTAAAGACTGGCAAGACGTTGCCAACTGGTACGCCGGTCTGAGCATGAAACGCATGCAACCCGACCAGCGGCTTAAAACATTTACTGTAGATTTACTGGGCGGCGCGCAAAGCAAAATGGCAAAAATTAAAAAAATTTATGAGTGGACGCGCGACCACATTCGCTACGTGGCCATCGCCATTGGTATCGGTAGTTTTCAACCTCATTTTGCCGCAGAGGTCTTTGAAAATCGCTACGGTGATTGCAAAGATATGGTCACCCTGATGTGCGCCATGGCTAAGGCCGCCCATCTTAAGATGTATCCCGTTCTGATTTCCACCCGGCAAAATGGCAAACTGGACACCAGCCTGGCCACGCCCTTTCGCTTTAACCATGTAATCGCCGTTGCCGAACTGGCTGACGGCAGACGAATTTATCTCGATCCTACGCACAAAGGGGCGCCGTTTGGATTTACGCCCTGGTATTTACAAAATGTGTGGGGCTTAATCATAAAAGAAGAAAATGACTTTGAATTAATTCGCCTCCCGAACGATTCTACCGTGCACAACAGAACAACAGTGCGCGGATATCTGAAAATTCAAGAAAACGGATCGGCCTTCGGCGACTTTTCGTTTGTCTTCAACGGCTCGCCGGCCGCCCGGTTGCGCGCCATCCTTTTATCCTTTAATCGGAAGGAGCAAGAACAATGGCTGGAAGATTTTTTATGCCGCCTGGACGTACCTTTTACTTTGCAATCATTTCACATTAGCGGCCTGGCGGATTTCGTAGATTCTTTAACGATTAAGGCGCGTTTACGACTTGAAAACACCGCCGACGGTTCGGCCCATTCTTTAACCATTACACCGGGAAATTTAATTCGCTCCGAACTATGGCAACTATTTCGCTCTCCGCAGCGCGTTCATCCTGTGGCGCTGGGCTTTAAATTTGAAAAACGACTGCGTCTGACCATCGATTATCCTGAGTCCTGGGAAGTTCAAACATTACCCGTTTTGCAAGATTTTAAATCACCGTTTGGACGCTATTTCGTAACCGTAAAGGCGAATAATGAAAAATGTTTGACAATTAAAGCGACTTTTGCCATTCAACGAATAAGGATTATGCCGGAGACCTATCCTTCCTTCCGGCAATTTGTATCCGCCGCCCACCAGGCGCTAACACAACCGCTGCTTTTTAGGTATTGA